Proteins from one Tsuneonella aeria genomic window:
- a CDS encoding M16 family metallopeptidase, which yields MTRIALLRPAHLPPAFLSLALLLAVPAAAQDAVPAPAPPAAEWPFAQSDVPVEAGYTFGTLPNGMRYVLRANDNPQGTVLVRLRIGSGSLEEREDERGLAHFLEHMAFNGSKNVPEGEMVRLLEREGLAFGADTNASTGFETTTYKLDLPRSDPALVDKALMIMRETASELTIAPDAVARERGVILAEKRDRTNYALKEVEDEWAFIAPGARYPRRMPIGAEETLRDADAARLRAFYERAYVPGNAVLTVVGTIDVPAVAGAIETRFADWRAAPPPPVPQAGPLDLSRAGETDIYIDPALSERVTVTRLTPWRDEPDTVAQRRTNLLRSIGYRAVNRRFETMARAADAPFRGAGFGTGAIFEIGRATNLVVDGFDGKWQQALEAMAREWRRAMTFGFSDAEIAEQVARTRAGQENAARAADTRSNAAHVAAIDRMLNDGLVPSSPQSALDRFEEFAPSITPETVLAALRADAASLENPLIRFEGRTAPIGGAPALRAAWDAVMAEPLAASARTSAAAFAYDDFGTPGMVTRDSVEPRTGIRRVQFANGVRLNLKRTALEANRVRYRLNLDGGSLLATASDPLATAMTATLPAGGLGKHSQDELDSLLAGRTVSLNLAAGGDTFVSGGATTPADLDLQLSLLAAALTDPGYRREGEVRYRREIANWFLRKDATPAGALGSQLGRILSDGDPRFTVQPPAAYQALSFEKLRAVIGDRLENGAIELALVGDVDEDAAIALVGRTLGALPPREADFLPREDARRRTFTASRAPHLVLHTGEADQALLQWTWPTTDDSDPAMVQRLELLERIVRIELTEELRERLGKAYSPSAASAPSSVWRDYGTFTVAASVAVAEVPAARAALRDVTSQLVRAPVAPDVLERARRPLIESYDNALKSNGGWMALAAQAQSEPERIDRFLGARAIVEGLTAIDVQAAAARWLSPEGAVEVLAVPATVESAG from the coding sequence GTGACCCGCATCGCCCTGCTGCGCCCCGCGCATCTGCCGCCCGCCTTCTTGTCCCTCGCCCTCCTGCTGGCCGTTCCCGCAGCCGCGCAGGACGCCGTCCCGGCCCCAGCCCCGCCCGCTGCCGAATGGCCCTTTGCACAAAGCGACGTGCCGGTGGAGGCGGGATACACCTTCGGCACTTTGCCCAACGGCATGCGCTATGTCCTGCGCGCCAACGACAATCCGCAAGGAACCGTGCTGGTGCGGCTGCGGATCGGCTCGGGTTCGCTGGAGGAGCGCGAGGACGAGCGCGGCCTTGCCCATTTCCTCGAACACATGGCCTTCAACGGATCGAAGAACGTGCCCGAGGGCGAGATGGTCCGCCTGCTGGAGCGCGAGGGCCTGGCATTCGGCGCCGACACCAACGCCTCCACCGGGTTCGAGACGACGACCTACAAGCTGGACCTTCCGCGCAGCGACCCGGCGCTGGTGGACAAGGCGCTGATGATCATGCGCGAAACCGCCAGCGAACTCACGATCGCGCCCGATGCCGTCGCGCGGGAGCGGGGCGTGATCCTGGCCGAAAAGCGCGACCGGACGAACTACGCCCTAAAGGAAGTCGAGGACGAATGGGCCTTCATCGCGCCGGGCGCGCGCTATCCCCGGCGGATGCCCATCGGGGCGGAGGAAACGCTGCGCGATGCCGACGCCGCGCGCCTGCGTGCATTCTACGAACGCGCCTACGTTCCGGGCAACGCCGTGCTGACCGTGGTGGGCACGATCGACGTGCCTGCGGTTGCAGGGGCGATCGAGACGCGCTTCGCCGACTGGCGCGCCGCGCCGCCGCCGCCTGTGCCGCAAGCCGGACCGCTCGACCTGTCGCGGGCCGGGGAGACGGACATCTACATCGACCCGGCGCTCTCCGAACGGGTGACGGTCACGCGCCTGACGCCGTGGCGCGACGAGCCCGACACGGTCGCGCAGCGCCGCACCAACCTGCTCCGGTCGATCGGCTACCGCGCGGTCAACCGCCGTTTCGAGACCATGGCCCGCGCGGCTGACGCGCCGTTCCGCGGGGCCGGCTTCGGCACGGGCGCGATCTTCGAGATCGGCCGCGCGACCAACCTCGTTGTCGACGGCTTCGACGGCAAGTGGCAGCAGGCGCTGGAAGCCATGGCGCGCGAATGGCGCCGGGCGATGACTTTCGGCTTCTCGGACGCGGAGATCGCGGAACAGGTCGCCCGAACACGCGCCGGGCAGGAGAACGCGGCACGCGCCGCCGATACCCGCAGCAACGCCGCGCACGTCGCCGCGATCGACCGGATGCTGAACGATGGCCTCGTCCCGTCCAGCCCCCAATCCGCGCTGGACCGGTTCGAGGAATTCGCGCCGTCGATCACTCCAGAAACGGTGCTGGCCGCACTGCGCGCCGACGCCGCATCGCTCGAAAATCCGCTGATCCGGTTCGAAGGGCGCACCGCTCCCATTGGCGGGGCACCAGCGCTCCGCGCGGCATGGGACGCGGTCATGGCCGAACCCCTGGCCGCGTCCGCGCGCACGTCCGCCGCCGCCTTCGCCTATGACGATTTCGGCACGCCGGGCATGGTGACGCGCGACAGCGTGGAACCGCGCACCGGCATCCGCCGGGTGCAGTTCGCCAACGGGGTGCGCCTCAACCTGAAGCGCACGGCGCTGGAGGCGAACCGCGTACGCTATCGCCTCAATCTTGATGGCGGATCGCTCCTCGCGACGGCCAGCGATCCGCTGGCGACCGCGATGACCGCGACTCTCCCGGCTGGCGGGCTCGGCAAGCATTCGCAGGACGAGCTCGACAGTCTGCTCGCCGGTCGCACCGTGAGCCTCAACCTGGCGGCCGGGGGCGACACGTTCGTCAGCGGCGGGGCGACGACGCCGGCCGATCTCGACCTGCAACTCAGCCTGCTGGCCGCGGCGCTGACCGATCCCGGCTACCGGCGCGAAGGGGAAGTTCGCTATCGCCGCGAGATCGCCAACTGGTTCCTGCGCAAGGACGCGACGCCCGCCGGCGCGCTCGGCTCCCAGCTTGGCCGCATCCTGTCGGATGGGGACCCGCGCTTTACCGTGCAGCCGCCCGCTGCTTACCAGGCGCTGTCGTTCGAGAAGCTCCGCGCCGTCATCGGCGACCGCCTGGAGAACGGCGCGATCGAGCTGGCGCTGGTGGGCGACGTGGACGAGGACGCCGCGATCGCGCTTGTCGGACGGACCCTCGGCGCACTGCCGCCGCGCGAGGCCGATTTCCTGCCGCGGGAGGATGCGCGCCGCCGCACGTTCACCGCGTCGCGCGCGCCGCACCTGGTTCTTCACACCGGCGAAGCGGACCAGGCGCTGCTGCAATGGACCTGGCCCACCACCGACGACAGCGACCCGGCGATGGTACAGCGGCTGGAACTGCTCGAACGGATCGTGCGGATCGAACTGACGGAGGAACTGCGCGAAAGGCTCGGCAAGGCCTATTCCCCAAGCGCGGCGAGCGCGCCCTCGTCCGTCTGGCGCGATTACGGCACGTTCACCGTGGCCGCATCGGTCGCTGTGGCCGAAGTGCCCGCCGCCCGCGCGGCCCTGCGCGATGTGACATCGCAGCTGGTGCGCGCGCCGGTGGCGCCGGACGTGCTCGAACGCGCGCGTCGCCCCCTCATCGAAAGCTACGACAACGCGCTGAAGTCCAACGGGGGGTGGATGGCCCTCGCCGCGCAGGCGCAGAGCGAGCCCGAACGCATCGACCGCTTCCTGGGCGCCAGGGCGATCGTCGAAGGGCTGACGGCGATCGACGTGCAGGCCGCCGCCGCGCGCTGGCTGTCCCCCGAAGGTGCGGTCGAGGTCCTCGCCGTCCCGGCCACGGTGGAAAGCGCGGGGTAA
- the purS gene encoding phosphoribosylformylglycinamidine synthase subunit PurS, whose amino-acid sequence MKVRVHVSLKPGVLDPQGRAVHHALEGLGFTGVDDVRVGRLVELDVADDTTDAALDEMCRKLLANMVIENYRIEKL is encoded by the coding sequence ATGAAAGTCCGCGTTCACGTCAGCCTGAAGCCCGGAGTGCTCGACCCTCAGGGCCGCGCCGTCCATCACGCGCTGGAAGGCCTGGGCTTCACGGGGGTGGACGATGTCCGCGTCGGCCGCCTGGTGGAACTCGACGTGGCCGACGACACCACCGATGCCGCGCTGGACGAGATGTGCCGCAAGCTGCTCGCCAACATGGTCATCGAAAACTACCGCATCGAGAAGCTGTGA
- the purQ gene encoding phosphoribosylformylglycinamidine synthase subunit PurQ yields MAFRGAVITFPGSNCDRDMAVALENVSGVPALRVWHGEADLPEALDFIALPGGFSYGDYLRCGAIASRSPVMRSVIAAADRGVPVLGVCNGFQVLTEAGLLPGALMRNAELHFTCRTVPLTVENTQSLFTSGYDAGSTIMLPVAHHDGNYFADDATLDRLEGDGRVAFRYCGAVNGSQRGIAGILNDAGNVLGMMPHPERAVEPELGGTDGRILFESAIRGLVTA; encoded by the coding sequence ATGGCGTTCCGCGGCGCGGTCATCACCTTCCCCGGGTCCAACTGCGACCGCGACATGGCGGTGGCACTGGAAAACGTGTCGGGCGTGCCGGCGCTGCGCGTGTGGCACGGCGAGGCCGACCTGCCCGAAGCACTGGATTTCATCGCGCTGCCCGGCGGATTTTCCTACGGCGACTACTTGCGCTGCGGCGCCATCGCCAGCCGCAGCCCGGTGATGCGCAGCGTGATCGCCGCGGCGGACCGCGGGGTCCCGGTGCTGGGCGTGTGCAACGGCTTCCAGGTCCTTACCGAAGCCGGCCTGCTGCCCGGCGCGCTGATGCGCAATGCGGAACTGCACTTCACGTGCCGCACCGTCCCCCTCACAGTAGAGAACACGCAGTCGCTGTTCACATCGGGGTACGATGCGGGCAGCACGATCATGCTGCCGGTGGCGCACCATGACGGCAACTACTTCGCCGACGATGCGACGCTCGATCGACTGGAAGGCGACGGGCGCGTGGCGTTCCGGTACTGCGGGGCGGTCAACGGATCGCAGCGCGGCATCGCCGGTATCCTCAACGACGCGGGCAACGTGCTGGGCATGATGCCGCACCCCGAACGCGCGGTGGAGCCGGAACTGGGCGGCACCGACGGGCGGATCCTGTTCGAAAGCGCGATCCGGGGCCTCGTCACCGCCTGA
- a CDS encoding putative bifunctional diguanylate cyclase/phosphodiesterase: MDWGRLRALQYAQIVATSRVRMVVHAACALLVMWLYAGVAPAWIIGLFAAVLMGTLVLALRSDKEFSTDGQIRVGREQVLRRARTTGAVALAWCVPVAGFAVFGGDAERASTGLVLAVLILGSTLALGAAPMATAVFGGITGLAAIATFAWFGQFGAAMSMVVLLVAVAYGVTSVAHIHITASLAQAGVAEQSEVVSLLLREFEENEADWLWQIDLNRRIRGASPRFAFALGKPIEEVEGMPFLELISGEAWETGQFPPSLHDLADRLKRRESFSNLLVKVSIGREHRWWELSGTPILDNSGAYAGIRGVGSDVTEQRESSEKIAYLARYDTLTALPNRLMLTEALGDALRYAEQWRTRCAFLMIDLDRFKSVNDSLGHLVGDKLLAQVSARLKALMGESELCGRLGGDEFAIVIRDASDRGSLERVARSVIARLSQPYEVDHHTLYVGASVGSAIGPRDGNTVEELMRNADLALYRAKDDGGNEHRSYEPSLHANAEERRQLEFALRQALEKSEIELVYQPVVDSRTEAVVSFEALVRWNSAHHGPVSPGKFVPIAEDTRLIVPIGTWVLEQACREATRWPEHVRVAVNVSPEQLFEPDFASAVVRALTASGLDARRLELEVTESIFLRDPSVARASLEQVMALGCTVALDDFGIGYSSLGYLRKISFSTIKVDRSFVQGAAQNSAESLAIIRAVVAMADSLEMTTTAEGVESAEEAELIRKLGCTKIQGYYFGRPMQADDALKLFRRRRADVEERLRA, encoded by the coding sequence ATGGACTGGGGCCGGCTGCGCGCGCTGCAATATGCCCAGATCGTGGCGACTTCGCGGGTCCGCATGGTGGTCCATGCCGCGTGTGCGCTTCTCGTCATGTGGCTCTATGCCGGGGTCGCGCCGGCCTGGATCATCGGCCTGTTCGCCGCGGTGCTGATGGGCACGCTGGTGCTGGCGCTTCGCTCGGACAAGGAATTCTCGACCGACGGGCAGATCCGCGTGGGCCGCGAACAGGTGCTGCGGCGCGCGCGCACGACCGGCGCGGTGGCGCTGGCCTGGTGCGTCCCGGTGGCCGGGTTCGCCGTGTTCGGCGGCGATGCGGAGCGCGCCTCGACCGGTCTGGTCCTGGCGGTACTGATCCTCGGCTCCACCCTCGCGCTGGGCGCGGCGCCGATGGCGACCGCGGTGTTCGGCGGGATCACCGGACTGGCGGCGATCGCCACGTTCGCCTGGTTCGGCCAGTTCGGGGCGGCAATGTCGATGGTCGTGCTGCTGGTGGCCGTCGCGTACGGCGTCACCTCGGTGGCGCACATTCACATCACCGCCTCGCTCGCCCAGGCGGGCGTCGCCGAACAGAGCGAGGTCGTCTCCCTGCTGCTCCGCGAGTTCGAGGAGAACGAGGCGGACTGGCTGTGGCAGATCGACCTCAACCGCAGGATTCGCGGCGCATCGCCCCGCTTTGCCTTCGCGCTGGGGAAGCCGATCGAGGAAGTGGAGGGCATGCCCTTTCTCGAGCTGATATCCGGCGAAGCGTGGGAGACCGGCCAGTTCCCCCCGTCGCTGCACGATCTCGCCGACCGGCTGAAGCGGCGGGAGAGCTTTTCCAACCTGCTGGTCAAGGTATCGATCGGGCGCGAGCATCGCTGGTGGGAGCTTTCCGGCACCCCGATTCTTGACAACAGCGGCGCATATGCCGGGATTCGCGGGGTGGGCTCCGACGTGACGGAGCAGCGCGAATCGAGCGAGAAGATCGCCTACCTCGCCCGTTACGACACCCTGACCGCCCTGCCGAACCGCCTGATGCTGACCGAAGCGCTGGGCGATGCGCTGCGCTATGCCGAACAGTGGCGCACCCGCTGCGCGTTCCTGATGATCGACCTCGACCGGTTCAAGTCGGTTAACGATTCGCTGGGGCACCTCGTCGGCGACAAGCTGCTGGCGCAGGTGTCGGCGCGGCTCAAGGCGTTGATGGGTGAAAGCGAGCTGTGCGGCCGGCTGGGCGGTGACGAATTCGCCATCGTGATCCGCGACGCATCGGACCGCGGCAGCCTGGAACGCGTGGCCCGCAGCGTGATCGCGCGCCTTTCGCAGCCGTACGAGGTGGATCACCACACGCTCTATGTCGGTGCCTCGGTCGGCTCGGCCATCGGCCCGCGCGACGGCAACACCGTGGAAGAGCTGATGCGCAACGCCGACCTTGCCCTCTACCGCGCGAAGGATGACGGAGGCAACGAACACCGGAGCTACGAACCTTCGCTCCACGCCAACGCGGAAGAACGCCGCCAGCTCGAATTCGCCCTGCGCCAGGCGCTCGAGAAGAGCGAGATCGAGCTGGTCTATCAGCCCGTCGTCGATTCGCGCACCGAAGCCGTCGTCAGCTTCGAAGCGCTGGTGCGCTGGAACAGCGCGCACCATGGACCGGTCAGCCCGGGCAAGTTCGTGCCGATCGCCGAAGACACCCGCCTGATCGTGCCGATCGGCACATGGGTGCTGGAACAGGCCTGCCGCGAGGCGACGCGCTGGCCGGAACACGTCCGCGTGGCCGTGAACGTATCGCCCGAACAGCTTTTCGAACCCGACTTCGCGTCCGCCGTGGTGCGCGCGCTCACCGCCAGCGGGCTCGACGCCCGCCGCCTGGAGCTGGAGGTGACGGAGAGCATCTTCCTGCGCGATCCCAGCGTGGCGCGGGCTTCGCTGGAACAGGTCATGGCGCTCGGCTGCACGGTCGCGCTCGACGATTTCGGCATCGGCTATTCCTCGCTCGGCTACCTGCGCAAGATCAGCTTCTCGACCATCAAGGTGGATCGCTCGTTCGTGCAGGGCGCGGCGCAGAACAGCGCGGAGAGCCTGGCGATCATCCGCGCGGTGGTGGCCATGGCCGACAGCCTGGAGATGACGACTACGGCCGAAGGCGTGGAAAGCGCCGAGGAAGCGGAGCTGATCCGCAAGCTCGGCTGCACGAAGATCCAGGGCTACTACTTCGGCCGGCCGATGCAGGCGGACGACGCGCTGAAGCTGTTCCGCCGCCGCCGCGCCGACGTGGAGGAACGCCTGCGCGCCTGA
- the glmS gene encoding glutamine--fructose-6-phosphate transaminase (isomerizing) has protein sequence MCGIIGIVGKQDVADRLVDGLRRMEYRGYDSAGVCTIHDGALVRRRAEGKLANLVRELAANPAPGTIGIAHTRWATHGAPTAHNAHPHATDHVALVHNGIIENFRPLREELLAEGRTLESETDSEVVAHLISREVENGASPEEAVQAVLPRLRGAFALAIAFRSHPDMLIGARLGSPLVIGYGAPGTEGEGETYLGSDALALAPLTQQIAYLEEGDWAVITRGGAQIFDADNAPAERAVTTSGASAAAVEKGNYRHFMQKEIFEQPTVVAQTLRSYIRQVDNVVALPQIDFDLSQIRRVTIVACGTSYYAGMVAKYWFETFARVPVDIDFASEFRYREPVLEDGGLALFISQSGETADTLAALRYCKQAGQTIAVVVNVPTSSMAREADLLLPTHAGPEIGVASTKAFTCQLAVLAALAAHLAARKGRLDRAEEQDIVRHLLEAPAALNAALDHNDDIAAMAHLIAPARDVLYLGRGPDYPLALEGALKLKEISYIHAEGYASGEMKHGPIALIDEAVPVIVLAPSGPLFEKTVSNMQEVRARGGKIVLISDEEGLAEAGEGCLATIQMPKVHPLIAPLVYAVPVQLLAYHVAIAKGTDVDQPRNLAKSVTVE, from the coding sequence ATGTGTGGAATCATCGGCATCGTCGGCAAGCAGGACGTGGCGGACCGGCTGGTCGACGGGCTCCGCCGGATGGAATATCGCGGCTACGACAGCGCGGGCGTGTGCACGATCCACGATGGCGCGCTGGTGCGGCGCCGCGCCGAAGGCAAGCTCGCCAACCTCGTGCGCGAACTCGCGGCCAATCCCGCGCCCGGCACGATCGGCATCGCGCACACACGCTGGGCGACTCACGGCGCGCCCACCGCGCACAACGCGCATCCCCACGCGACCGACCACGTCGCGCTGGTCCATAACGGCATCATCGAGAATTTCCGCCCCTTGCGCGAAGAGCTGCTGGCCGAAGGCCGCACGCTGGAAAGCGAGACCGACAGCGAGGTCGTCGCCCACCTCATCAGCCGCGAAGTGGAGAACGGCGCCTCGCCCGAAGAGGCGGTGCAGGCGGTCCTCCCGCGCTTGCGCGGCGCCTTCGCGCTCGCCATCGCATTCCGCAGCCATCCCGACATGCTGATCGGCGCGCGGCTGGGCTCGCCCCTGGTGATCGGTTACGGGGCGCCCGGTACCGAGGGCGAGGGCGAGACCTACCTCGGCTCCGACGCGCTGGCGCTCGCCCCGCTGACGCAGCAGATCGCCTATCTCGAAGAAGGGGACTGGGCCGTCATCACGCGCGGGGGCGCGCAGATCTTCGATGCCGACAACGCGCCCGCTGAACGCGCGGTCACCACGTCCGGCGCTTCGGCCGCGGCGGTGGAGAAAGGCAACTACCGCCACTTCATGCAGAAGGAGATCTTCGAGCAGCCCACGGTCGTGGCGCAGACGCTGCGCAGCTACATCCGCCAGGTCGACAACGTGGTGGCCCTGCCGCAGATCGATTTCGACCTCTCGCAGATCCGCCGGGTGACGATCGTCGCCTGCGGCACGTCATATTATGCCGGCATGGTCGCCAAGTACTGGTTCGAGACTTTCGCGCGGGTTCCGGTGGACATCGATTTCGCATCCGAGTTCCGTTACCGGGAGCCGGTGCTGGAAGATGGCGGCCTGGCGCTGTTCATCTCGCAGAGCGGGGAAACCGCCGATACCCTGGCGGCCCTGCGATATTGCAAGCAGGCCGGGCAGACCATCGCGGTGGTCGTCAACGTTCCGACCAGCTCCATGGCGCGCGAAGCGGATCTGCTGCTGCCGACCCATGCCGGCCCGGAGATCGGCGTCGCCAGCACCAAGGCGTTCACCTGCCAGCTGGCTGTGCTTGCCGCGCTCGCCGCGCATCTTGCCGCGCGCAAGGGCCGGCTCGACCGCGCGGAAGAGCAGGACATCGTGCGCCACCTGCTGGAAGCGCCCGCCGCGCTCAACGCCGCGCTCGACCATAACGACGATATCGCCGCGATGGCGCACCTCATCGCGCCGGCGCGCGACGTGCTCTATCTCGGGCGCGGACCGGATTATCCGCTGGCGCTGGAAGGCGCGCTGAAGCTGAAGGAAATCAGCTACATCCACGCCGAAGGTTATGCCTCGGGCGAGATGAAGCACGGCCCCATCGCGCTGATCGACGAGGCGGTGCCGGTAATCGTCCTGGCGCCCAGCGGGCCCTTGTTCGAAAAGACCGTCTCCAACATGCAGGAAGTGCGCGCGCGGGGCGGCAAGATCGTCCTGATCAGCGACGAAGAAGGACTGGCCGAAGCCGGCGAAGGCTGCCTGGCGACGATCCAGATGCCCAAGGTTCACCCGCTGATCGCGCCGCTCGTCTATGCCGTGCCGGTCCAGTTGCTGGCCTATCACGTGGCCATCGCCAAGGGCACCGATGTCGACCAGCCGCGCAATCTGGCCAAGTCCGTCACCGTCGAATAG
- a CDS encoding PIN domain-containing protein: MTAAVFDTDIVVDALRGVAGAHGELLRYANRYISRLTWLEVMALAMPDDAGRAESYLEHFRVIELNEDIARQASVLRSQRRRIKAIDAIVLASAQSTGRILVTRNITDFPAEMPGIRIPYTLKD; this comes from the coding sequence GTGACCGCGGCGGTGTTCGATACGGACATCGTCGTCGATGCGCTGCGCGGCGTGGCGGGCGCACACGGCGAACTGCTGCGCTACGCCAACCGCTACATCAGCCGGCTCACCTGGCTGGAGGTCATGGCGCTGGCCATGCCCGACGATGCCGGCCGGGCGGAAAGCTATCTTGAACACTTCCGCGTTATCGAGCTTAACGAGGACATCGCCCGGCAGGCTTCGGTCTTGCGATCGCAGCGGCGCCGGATAAAGGCGATCGACGCGATCGTGCTGGCGTCGGCCCAAAGCACCGGGCGCATCCTGGTGACCCGCAACATCACGGATTTCCCGGCCGAAATGCCGGGCATCCGCATTCCCTACACCCTCAAGGACTGA
- a CDS encoding ribbon-helix-helix domain-containing protein yields the protein MARILVDLPDDDIRWLDHAAAGQNVSRAALLREAVHTYRDRTASAGIERFFGIWQDRSAPRDEDAQ from the coding sequence ATGGCGCGCATCCTGGTCGACCTGCCCGACGACGATATCCGCTGGCTGGATCACGCCGCGGCGGGGCAGAACGTGTCCCGCGCGGCCCTGCTGCGCGAGGCGGTGCACACCTACCGCGACCGCACGGCAAGCGCCGGGATCGAACGGTTCTTCGGCATCTGGCAGGACCGGTCGGCGCCCCGCGACGAGGATGCACAGTGA
- a CDS encoding phosphatase PAP2 family protein, whose translation MTIGTDIGRQRRRLSGDGALEVALTAAFAVFTLVVSAAYGLPFALPGAESASAVGLHYLYPLIGVAIWALLVAFHGKQPLGATFLLALPCYGLILICHFNLKLWIVHLNPALWDSAYWRIDQTLLPLVEGAKAMRLALAPVIPLGSNFYMFGFIAMFYLAFAWHALQSRAIFRELIVSAMLLQILGSLAYLVAPALGPFLYEPGVEPPVSGAQAYMLEAWHANRDGGAAWLRDHGSGSLTVGLAAMPSLHAGGSFLFVIFAWRHARPLLAVMLPLFAYILVAAVATRWHYVVDLPVGIALAWCAAALARRLLRAETARAGAVAEQPSPIPVPPGLPAPAE comes from the coding sequence ATGACGATCGGGACCGACATCGGCCGCCAGCGGCGCAGACTGAGCGGTGACGGCGCGCTCGAGGTTGCGCTCACCGCTGCCTTCGCGGTGTTCACGCTGGTCGTCTCGGCGGCATACGGGCTGCCGTTCGCCCTTCCCGGCGCCGAGAGCGCATCGGCGGTAGGGCTGCACTATCTCTATCCGCTGATCGGTGTCGCCATCTGGGCGCTGCTGGTGGCGTTCCACGGCAAGCAGCCGCTGGGCGCGACATTCCTCCTGGCGCTGCCGTGCTACGGCCTGATCCTGATCTGCCATTTCAACCTGAAGCTGTGGATCGTCCACCTGAACCCGGCCCTGTGGGACTCGGCGTACTGGCGCATCGACCAGACGCTGCTGCCGCTAGTGGAAGGCGCGAAGGCGATGCGGCTGGCGCTGGCTCCGGTCATCCCGCTCGGCAGCAATTTCTACATGTTCGGCTTCATCGCCATGTTCTACCTCGCGTTCGCGTGGCACGCGCTGCAATCACGGGCGATCTTCCGCGAGCTGATCGTATCGGCGATGCTGCTGCAGATCTTGGGCTCGCTCGCCTACCTCGTGGCGCCGGCGCTGGGCCCGTTCCTGTACGAACCGGGCGTGGAGCCGCCGGTCTCGGGCGCGCAGGCCTATATGCTGGAGGCCTGGCACGCCAACCGCGACGGCGGGGCTGCGTGGCTGCGGGATCACGGCAGCGGCTCCCTGACGGTGGGGCTGGCGGCGATGCCTTCGCTCCACGCCGGCGGGTCGTTCCTGTTCGTGATCTTCGCCTGGCGCCACGCCCGCCCGCTGCTGGCGGTGATGCTGCCGCTGTTCGCCTATATCCTGGTGGCCGCGGTGGCGACGCGCTGGCATTACGTGGTGGACCTTCCCGTCGGCATCGCCCTTGCATGGTGCGCGGCGGCCCTGGCGCGGCGGCTGCTCCGCGCCGAAACGGCCCGCGCCGGCGCCGTGGCGGAGCAGCCCAGCCCCATCCCCGTGCCCCCGGGCCTCCCCGCCCCAGCGGAGTGA